One part of the Arabidopsis thaliana chromosome 4, partial sequence genome encodes these proteins:
- the CYP705A4 gene encoding cytochrome P450, family 705, subfamily A, polypeptide 4 (''cytochrome P450, family 705, subfamily A, polypeptide 4'' (CYP705A4); FUNCTIONS IN: electron carrier activity, monooxygenase activity, iron ion binding, oxygen binding, heme binding; INVOLVED IN: oxidation reduction; LOCATED IN: endomembrane system; EXPRESSED IN: 11 plant structures; EXPRESSED DURING: LP.04 four leaves visible, 4 anthesis, LP.10 ten leaves visible, F mature embryo stage, petal differentiation and expansion stage; CONTAINS InterPro DOMAIN/s: Cytochrome P450 (InterPro:IPR001128), Cytochrome P450, E-class, group I (InterPro:IPR002401), Cytochrome P450, conserved site (InterPro:IPR017972); BEST Arabidopsis thaliana protein match is: cytochrome P450, family 705, subfamily A, polypeptide 15 (TAIR:AT3G20080.2); Has 33573 Blast hits to 33357 proteins in 1711 species: Archae - 54; Bacteria - 3945; Metazoa - 11617; Fungi - 7314; Plants - 9374; Viruses - 6; Other Eukaryotes - 1263 (source: NCBI BLink).), whose product MAAMNMIDFQNCFIFILLCLFSRLCYSHFFKKPKDPRLHFDLPPSPPSLPIIGHLHLLLSVLLHRSLQKLSTKYGSILYLRVFRFPVVLISSASIAYEIFRAHDLNISYRGFTPTDDSLFAGSFSFISAPYGDYWKFMKKVLVTNVFGPQAHEQSRGVRADVLERFYGNLFDKAIKKQSVEICAEALKLSNSSICKMIMGRSCSEERFRALATELDVLTKKLFFANMLRAWFKKLVVSLFKKETTVISYRFDELLESILVEHEKKLDVHHQRTDLMDALLAAYRDENAEYKITRNHIKSIIADLLFAGTENQVQTIQWAMAEIINNPNVLERLRGEIDSVVGKSRLIQETDLPKLPYLQAVVKETIRLHPPGPFFLRFTKEGCRIRGFYVPENTSVVVNVYAVMRDPDAWEDPLVFKPERFLASSRAEQEEERREKEIKYLPFGSGRRSCPGENLAYVIMGTAIGVMVQGFEWRTTEEKINMDEAVVGLSLTMAHPLKIIPVARTSNSLTSSLQKCL is encoded by the exons ATGGCAGCAATGAACATGATTGACTTTCAAAACTGCTTCATCTTTATCCTCCTATGTCTCTTCTCACGACTCTGTTATTCTCActtcttcaagaaaccaaaggaCCCTCGCCTTCACTTTGATTTACCTCCGAGCCCTCCGTCTCTTCCCATCATCGGTCATCTGcaccttcttctctctgttctaCTCCACAGATCTTTACAAAAACTCTCCACCAAGTACGGATCTATTCTCTATCTCCGAGTCTTTAGGTTCCCTGTAGTCCTCATCTCGTCAGCCTCAATTGCATATGAGATCTTCAGGGCACACGACCTGAACATCTCGTACCGCGGTTTCACTCCGACCGATGATTCACTTTTTGCCGGATCTTTCAGCTTTATCTCTGCTCCCTATGGAGATTATTGGAAGTTCATGAAGAAGGTCCTAGTTACAAACGTTTTTGGGCCCCAAGCACACGAGCAGTCACGAGGTGTCCGTGCAGATGTGCTAGAGCGGTTTTATGGGAATCTGTTCGATAAAGCGATAAAGAAGCAGAGCGTGGAGATATGTGCTGAAGCGTTGAAGTTATCTAACTCCAGCATCTGCAAGATGATCATGGGGAGGAGTTGTTCAGAGGAGAGATTCAGGGCTTTGGCTACCGAGTTAGATGTTTTGACAAAGAAGCTCTTCTTTGCAAACATGTTGCGAGCATGGTTTAAGAAGCTTGTTGTCTCTCtgtttaaaaaagaaactacaGTTATTTCCTACAGATTCGATGAGCTGCTCGAAAGCATTCTTGTGGAACACGAAAAGAAACTGGACGTGCATCATCAACGTACGGACTTGATGGACGCATTGTTGGCAGCTTATCGGGATGAAAATGCAGAGTATAAGATCACAAGGAACCATATCAAGTCAATTATTGCG GATCTTTTATTTGCAGGCACTGAAAACCAAGTGCAGACAATACAATGGGCAATGGCAGAGATCATTAACAACCCTAACGTTCTTGAGAGACTGAGAGGAGAAATCGATAGCGTGGTAGGAAAGTCAAGGTTGATTCAAGAAACGGATTTACCAAAGCTCCCTTATTTGCAAGCTGTGGTTAAGGAAACGATAAGACTGCACCCGCCGGGGCCTTTCTTCTTAAGGTTCACAAAAGAAGGGTGTAGGATCAGAGGGTTCTATGTACCAGAGAACACGTCAGTCGTTGTTAACGTTTATGCTGTGATGAGGGATCCTGATGCTTGGGAGGATCCTCTTGTGTTTAAGCCAGAGAGGTTcttagcttcttcaagagcagaacaagaggaggagagaagagagaaagaaattaaGTACCTTCCTTTTGGAAGcggaagaagaagttgtccCGGAGAAAATCTAGCTTATGTCATTATGGGAACTGCAATTGGAGTGATGGTGCAGGGTTTTGAGTGGAGAACCacagaagagaaaattaaCATGGACGAGGCTGTTGTAGGACTGAGCTTGACCATGGCTCATCCTCTTAAGATCATTCCTGTTGCTCGAACCTCAAACTCTTTAACTTCGAGTTTGCAAAAATGTTTGTGA
- a CDS encoding HXXXD-type acyl-transferase family protein (HXXXD-type acyl-transferase family protein; FUNCTIONS IN: transferase activity, transferring acyl groups other than amino-acyl groups, transferase activity; INVOLVED IN: biological_process unknown; LOCATED IN: cellular_component unknown; EXPRESSED IN: hypocotyl, root; CONTAINS InterPro DOMAIN/s: Transferase (InterPro:IPR003480); BEST Arabidopsis thaliana protein match is: HXXXD-type acyl-transferase family protein (TAIR:AT3G30280.1); Has 2282 Blast hits to 2273 proteins in 132 species: Archae - 0; Bacteria - 2; Metazoa - 0; Fungi - 35; Plants - 2239; Viruses - 0; Other Eukaryotes - 6 (source: NCBI BLink).): METMTMKVETISKEIIKPSSPTPNNLQTLQLSIYDHILPPVYTVAFLFYTKNDLISQEHTSHKLKTSLSETLTKFYPLAGRITGVTVDCTDEGAIFVDARVNNCPLTEFLKCPDFDALQQLLPLDVVDNPYVAAATWPLLLVKATYFGCGGMAIGICITHKIADAASISTFIRSWAATARGENDAAAMESPVFAGANFYPPANEAFKLPADEQAGKRSSITKRFVFEASKVEDLRTKAASEETVDQPTRVESVTALIWKCFVASSKTTTCDHKVLVQLANLRSKIPSLLQESSIGNLMFSSVVLSIGRGGEVKIEEAVRDLRKKKEELGTVILDEGGSSDSSSMIGSKLANLMLTNYSRLSYETHEPYTVSSWCKLPLYEASFGWDSPVWVVGNVSPVLGNLAMLIDSKDGQGIEAFVTLPEENMSSFEQNPELLAFATMNPSVLV; the protein is encoded by the coding sequence ATGGAGACGATGACGATGAAGGTTGAAACCATTAGTAAAGAAATCATAAAGCCATCTTCGCCAACTCCAAATAATCTCCAAACTCTCCAACTCTCAATTTACGATCACATCCTTCCTCCAGTTTACACAGTAGCCTTTCTCTTCTACACCAAAAATGATTTGATCTCTCAAGAACACACTTCCCACAAACTCAAGACTTCTCTGTCTGAAACCCTGACCAAGTTCTACCCTCTTGCCGGAAGAATCACCGGAGTAACCGTCGATTGTACCGATGAAGGAGCTATCTTTGTCGATGCTCGTGTCAATAACTGTCCTCTCACTGAATTTCTCAAGTGCCCTGATTTCGACGCCCTCCAACAGTTGCTTCCTCTAGATGTTGTAGACAACCCATACGTGGCTGCTGCCACGTGGCCTTTGCTGCTCGTGAAGGCAACTTACTTCGGATGCGGAGGCATGGCCATAGGAATCTGCATCACTCACAAAATCGCGGACGCAGCCTCCATCTCGACTTTCATTCGGTCCTGGGCCGCCACGGCTCGAGGAGAGAACGATGCCGCTGCGATGGAAAGTCCTGTATTTGCTGGTGCGAATTTCTACCCACCAGCCAATGAGGCTTTTAAGCTACCTGCGGACGAACAAGCCGGCAAGAGAAGCAGCATTACAAAGAGATTTGTGTTCGAAGCTTCTAAGGTGGAAGATCTCAGGACCAAAGCCGCTAGTGAAGAAACAGTAGACCAACCTACGCGGGTGGAGAGCGTTACTGCGCTCATCTGGAAATGCTTCGTCGCATCCTCAAAGACAACTACTTGTGATCACAAAGTGCTGGTCCAGCTTGCTAACTTGCGGTCCAAGATACCTTCCCTTCTGCAAGAAAGCTCTATCGGAAATCTCATGTTCTCTTCTGTGGTCTTGAGTATTGGTCGAGGAGGGGAAGTTAAAATTGAAGAGGCCGTTAGAGACttacgaaaaaaaaaggaggagTTAGGAACTGTGATCCTAGACGAGGGTGGGTCATCTGACTCATCTTCCATGATCGGTTCGAAACTAGCAAATCTGATGCTCACCAACTATTCTCGGTTGAGCTATGAGACTCATGAACCCTATACCGTGAGTAGCTGGTGTAAGCTACCTCTTTACGAGGCTAGCTTTGGATGGGATTCTCCGGTTTGGGTTGTTGGGAATGTGTCCCCCGTGTTAGGCAACTTGGCCATGTTGATAGATTCCAAGGACGGACAAGGAATTGAAGCGTTCGTCACACTGCCTGAAGAGAACATGTCGTCCTTCGAGCAGAACCCAGAGTTGCTCGCCTTTGCTACCATGAACCCTAGTGTCTTGGTTTAA